The Sesamum indicum cultivar Zhongzhi No. 13 linkage group LG9, S_indicum_v1.0, whole genome shotgun sequence genome segment attcagtgGCCATTTTCTagagttattaattttattataaaaaaaattatatgaatataagttttttaaatatattaataataatataacgagCCGCCTTTTAAAAACAACTCAATTAACTCCAAGTCGCAATTCGAAAGTGCGACTCCAAgtcgtaatttttttgtatagtTGTAAAAACTACAATGAagtatacaattattcttAACAACCCGATACCGGCACATCTGATTGTGTagaagaatttctttgttggGATTGTTGCTTTGCATGCGTTTGCGCCCAATTCATCTcgttgtaaataatttataaaattatattatttaattagtccttttattaaatataatttatattgagcgatgtagTATTTAGccggagtattttatgattttggctatttatattaatgtgCAATTAAacatcacatttgatataaaaaaattatagttggttaattaaattattaagtttgttatatttaatcaaatacgtatttctatatattgttgtttaattaaattatataataacaattattcacaaaaaaatattttttcttctgcCTCATTTTGGTTCAGACAACGTCGCCTTATgacttttctttattttatcgCACACatccaaattcaaatataaaatcgTGAACTCAAACTATTGAACGGTCTCTCAAGAACATTGTTGACATTAGATTTAAGGGCAAAAGATATTTTTCGTCCCACAGCTATAGAccattttcgttttagttCCGTAAGTTtttagggtttcaatttggtcccgtaaaattgaaaaattcacaatttcagtccaaatttagccggaaaattttgtgggtcaccgaaaaaagtcacatgcgatgcatgtgacttttaaaattaggggctcgatcctgattggctggagaagctgatgtggcgcatacgtggaaatttaaaaaaaaaaaaacgactgATCTCAGAAGAATGGCAAAGGTGGAGGACGGCTTTTGTCGGATCTTTGCACAGAGGTGACCAAAATTGATGGGACTGGTCTCAAAAGATTCGCCAGAACGGGAGGCGTTCAACGTTGGTCTTCCGAGCCGGTGGTTCGTTCAGACAAAGGAGAAAACGCCGGCGGAAGGTGCAGTCGCGGCGGACGACGACTGAGATCTTCAAAACGATGGATCTTTGCacctagttgatgaaaatggatgagaCTAGTTCCATTAGAACCGCAGTGAGGAGACGAATCCAATGGTACCAATCCGCGATCGTGGGTCGTCCTGTCGCCGGCAAATCGACGGGAATTGTCCGCGACAGTCAATTTCAAAGCCCAGTCGTTGTCGTGGTCGGATCGCAAAATTGGTTGAGGGGTTTTGTTCTCCTTACTATGGGTAATCGAATGGTATATGTGGTGGCTAAAAATCCCAAGTAACGGCGGCGAAATTGAAGAGAGAAGGTGGCGGCGAATGGCGGGGATTTCACGACTTTGATTTCCcgtcgttttttttttaatttccacatATGCGCCACATCAACTTCTTCAGCCAATCAGGATCGAGCCCCCAATTCttaaaaaagtcacatgcatcgcatgtgacttttttcgACGACCCACAAATTTTTCCGGccaaatttggactgaaattgcgcatttttcaattttactggaccaaattaaaaccctaaaaatttacgggaataaaatgaaaatggcCTATAGATGTGGGAGgaaaattgtcttttgcccTAAATTTAACCTCTCAAACCATTCTTTGGATGTCACGCCTACCAGTCCTAATAGATGAAATCTATCAGACCccttgtataatttttcaaacagcctttttaatgcaatcaaGATGAGTTTAGATGCAACCAGTGTCGTCGCCCCaactttttttagttaattttgattatattaattaaatatatcttaattaattaaaaataattttaaataattataataattaaatatatactttagttaattaaaaataattttgaatttaacaattataatttttaaaattttagatttaacaattataaaattaatttaatttaatttaatttaatatttgaatttaaattataaaatttcgaaaatatatatgatttatttttatatttttaaataaatatatttaaaaaaattatttttgaatagatgaaaatgcaaaaaaaatcactcaaaataaataaaaaaatatacatatgaaatatataaataccatgagggtattttaataaaaaagaattcaaaaataagGTCACCAATTAAAAACCATCCTCAAAAGCACAAGGAGTGGTGTAATACATCTTCTGTTAATTACTAACGAAAGAGGTATTTTTTACTGAATTCTACAATACATAGGAGATTTTTAGCCTATTCCGAAAATACATGAAaggttttaactttttcaacCAAACACACGAGGATAAACAGCTCACATCTATTGCATTCATATTTTGCACGAGTTAAACATCGACTAAATAGTCTGATTCCAGAAAGGGAcacaacatgttgcatgtatatataatgcgCCCTAATAAAAATCATCTCATGGTAGTCGATTTGGatcttatatttcaaattgtattttaatttttgtattctttACAATACGTACATACACATCATGCATATAACATATCCACAAATACTCCTTCAACATTGAGTGCGACAGATTCTCCAGTTCCTGttggttgtgtgtgtgtgaattggAAACTTATCAAACAGTtgggaaaataaactttttctaATTCAAAGCTATAATATTACACTAATAAATTAGGAATGAGCATCGATGATTACCACAAGCTAATAATACTGACCAAGGTGCTTACAACTTCCCAGATACcagaaaaatcaacatcaAGATTCAATACAACAGCCTTGGACCTTCTTTCGTTCCCCTAACATCATATACTGTCCAGACTTAAATGCCCAGAACTCTTGTGTATCTGCTGAACACAACCCTGCCTATCCGTGAAGCTACCGCAGTATTCAAAGTATGCAAATGATACAAATCATTTCTGTACTAAGAAAATTTCATGAAGTACTCCTACACTTCGATTAAAAGTTTGAATGTCCATAGATACTACTTTTCcttcaaaacaaaacaaattgcTTGACTCACCTAGCACGTCATCAAGAGGTTGCACCAGGATCACTAATCACACCAAGGAAGTCATCTTTTATGGTGCCGATACAGAACTGCAAAAGTaagcaaaatatttgaatttgtggtGTTATTGGGATTAGGGAAAACGGTTGACTGTCTGAGCGGGATGCTGTACTTAAAACAACAAGTATTAGAGTGACTGCATAGAGATTAAGCTAGACCCGGAATGAAACAACTCATAGTAACAATGCCAGTTTCAGATGGACAGACGACAGTAAATTTTATACatcaatttagaaaaattacaggCTGAAAAAGACAGCACAACAGCCCTTGAGGAACAACTGAGCGAGGAAGGTGGAGAGCCTCGAAGCAGGGATGCATGAAAAGAATTGAAGATGACACAAAAGGCAgcaattgtataatatatatagcaaaCCATCTCGCATTCATATATGAGCAGAACTCTCTGTCCCAATGGCCTAATCATATTCCCCTAGTAAGAGAATGGCCAACATTCTGAAAACTTGAATTATTAAGACTGATTATCTTACACCATTTTATAGTCATTGTATGAAGATTCATTATAAGCTTATCTTGCAAGGATTTAGAAATGTGTTGAACTGAAATCTTTCAGAGCAGCTTTAGCAAAAGGACAAATGCCATACAAATGTAGGACTACGCATGTAAGTCTCGTCAAAGATACTAGCCCTATGAATGTGGTGCGAAATATGGTAGTTTCTTCAGAGCTCTAATAGAATTTTAGTTGGGCATCAAGCATAAAAACAGcagatgagagagagagagattggcATGTGCTTATAAAGACAGAGATCATACAATTTCTGTAGCATCAACTCGAGTTCCAATTATCTTCAGCCTAACTTCACTGTCTTTCTGAATTTTGACCTGTCAATGATTGGACAAAGCAATTGTCGATGTTTCTTCCGGACATTCCAATTGAAAAATGACTTGCATGTGTGCATAAGAAAAAGGAGATGAAGGTGGAAGAGGCACATACAGATCCATCTGAAGTTGTGTAGTTAGGTATATCTCCAGATTGAAACTCCATATCATCCGGTATCAactatataaatgaaaataggAATATCGTGCTTAGAGAAAAGTAAATACCTCCAGAACCTGACTCTTAAGATCAGTTACTACAACAATTTTGGCATGGCTTGCAAATGTTAATTTGTACGGACAATTAGATGTTGGCACAATTCCAAAAGTGTACATATTAAAATGTTTCTTAACCATTTGAAAGCATAATCAGGGAATAGACAATGGCGACTACTAAAGACCTTTTGGGACAAGAGACGACTGCAAAGGAGCAACTCAAGAAAGATAAAGAACTTTAAGTGcataaaaagatgaaaataaaagaaatgtaaCTAGACGTATTTTGCATCTTTACTTAATtgtaagtaataaaaaatgtgaacaattttctaattaacGATGACAATAACCATAACCAAGTCAAATAGGAACTGCAAAGCTAACAAGGTAATATAGTTTCTAGGAACAATCAAAATAGATGGTAAATCAAAAGCATGCTACACAACCATCATATAAAAACTCGTTGGAGATGCCATATattgaaacaagaaagaagTAGTGATATTAAACTCACTTCTACAATTTCGTCACAGTATGTTAAATCACATTCATACTACTATTTTACACCCAATCCTATAAGTTgcaatgaaattgaaaacctTACCTCTAAATCCACAACTGAAAGGCAACTAGTATGAGCAGAAACAGAGTTTACTCTTAAGCAATAAAGGAGAATTATGCAACAAcgaatttgaataaatattttcacaaaCATTGAAAATATTCACTCACATGATTGGATACGAAAATTTGGACGGGCCCTGCTTCAGCAAAAAAACCCATCTGCAACGTTTCCAAACACATTccaaaatcacaaaagatGTACAAGACAAGCAAAtcataaaaacaaagaaacaaagtTCACCTTGTTAACCATTGTAACAACAGCTTCTAGAATCTCTCCCTTAAAGGGTCGAAACACAACGCACTGATACTTAACGGGAAAGGTAACAAATCCTGTGCCATCACGGATTAACCCTTTACCAACACTTTCAATACCAGTTATCGCCACAATGAAGCCATGACGACCACTGTAGAGCAATTACAATGGTGAAACAATGGACAAGTCCACAATCCtacatcttttatttatcaaataaacaattaattgtATCATCAAAAAGGGAGGCAAATCACTAGGGTTTCAGAACTCAATTACCTGCAAGTGCCCTCGACATCTTTCATAAGCTTGGCAACAAGCTTATCCCGGAGATCACGGCCGAAGTGGCGAGGGTGTAGCTGCATGTTCCGTTCCAATACTATGTGAAAAAACATCTCTTATCTTTTCTCCAACTTCcgccaagaaaatatttcctaaATATCTCCCTGAAACTCCAAACAAGAATCACTCCGCGAACAACTTACTTCTCATCAAAATCGAACTCCTTAAATTAGTAATTAGGtcaaaaattaccaaaatcaaATCTTTTTGTTCGTTTCATTTCACATTCCAATCAACCCATCGATTATTATAACTTCCGAAAGAGGAAAAACAGAGCGcaagattaaaaagaaaagaaaaggcaatTATCTATAAGCTATTTACGTGTAGATAAGAGGAGCAGATAGAACCGCGATCACCTTATGTTAAATCCTCAATTAGGGTCTCATTTTCAGACTCTGTATGAGTAGATATGTTGTGCT includes the following:
- the LOC105171049 gene encoding DNA-directed RNA polymerase II subunit RPB7; protein product: MFFHIVLERNMQLHPRHFGRDLRDKLVAKLMKDVEGTCSGRHGFIVAITGIESVGKGLIRDGTGFVTFPVKYQCVVFRPFKGEILEAVVTMVNKMGFFAEAGPVQIFVSNHLIPDDMEFQSGDIPNYTTSDGSVKIQKDSEVRLKIIGTRVDATEIFCIGTIKDDFLGVISDPGATS